In Oryza brachyantha chromosome 2, ObraRS2, whole genome shotgun sequence, a single window of DNA contains:
- the LOC102709142 gene encoding probable small nuclear ribonucleoprotein F, with the protein MATVPVNPKPFLNNLTGKPVIVKLKWGMEYKGYLVSVDSYMNLQLANTEEYIDGQFSGNLGEILIRCNNVLYLRGVPEDTEIEDAE; encoded by the exons ATGGCG ACTGTTCCAGTTAACCCGAAACCTTTCTTGAACAATCTGACAGGGAAGCCTGTCATCGTCAAACTTAAGTGGGGTATGGAATACAAAG GATATCTTGTTTCTGTGGACTCTTATATGAATCTGCAG CTGGCTAATACAGAGGAGTACATTGATGGTCAATTCTCTGGAAACCTGGGAGAGATACTGATAAG ATGCAACAACGTTTTGTATCTCAGAGGTGTTCCAGAGGATACCGAGATAGAGGATGCAGAATAA